The following is a genomic window from Ignavibacteriota bacterium.
CCAGCTACACCACACCTGCCGCATCGGCTGCCGACAGCGGCGCACAGTACACGGTCACGGTAACGAACAGCTATGGCAGTGTCACAAGCACCCCCGCACTTCTGCTCGTCAGTTCGAGTCCGCCCGCGATCACGTCTCAGCCTGTCGCCCGCACGGTGGCCGACGGCGCAACAGCTTCCTTCAGCGTCACCGCCACCGGACCCGGGACACTCGCGTATCAGTGGCAGCGCAACGGTTCCATCATTGCCGGTGCAACCTCCTCTTCCTATTCCATTGCCGCGGTCGCGATGGCGGATAGTGGGGCGCTCTTCCGGGTGATCGTCTCCAACAGCAACGGATCCACGACGAGCTCAGAAGCACTCCTGAGCGTCGTGGCCGCCGCCCCGGCGATCACCATCACAACCTGCGGCCGTTTCCGTCAATCCCGGTGCTTCCGCGACATTCGCAGTGGCAGCAGCAGGTACCGCACCTCTATTATATCAGTGGCAGAAGAACGGCGCCGTGATCGCCGGTGCGAATGCATCCTCGTACTCCACGCCGGCTGCGACGGCCGCGGACAACGGCGCCCTGTTCCAGTGTGTCGTTTCCAATAGGGCGGGGTCCGCCACCAGCAACGCGGCCATACTGACGGTAGCAACGGGCGTCGTCGTTTCCGACGACTTCAATGCCACCACCCTCGACGCCACGCGGTGGCATGCCGTACTCCCGGGCACACCGTCCACGGTGAGCACAACGGGAACTGGTACATCCAATGCGCGTCTGTCGATCCAGATCCCTGCCGGTTCTGCTCATGATGCCTGGCAGGGGACGAACGGGGCCGTGCGGGTGCTGCAAACGGTGAACAATGCCGATCTTGCCCTCGAAGCGAAATTTCGAATCGACCCTGAGCCTGCAATACCAGTTCCAGGGCATCATTGTGGAACAGGATGCATCGAACTATGTCCGATTTGATTTTGTCTGTGAAGGAAGCGTCCTGCGTGTCTTTGCCGCTTCGGTGGTCGCAGGCACACCGACCGTCCGCTTCGACGCTGCCGTGACGAAGACCGTCCCCATGTACCTGCGCGTCACCCGCGCAGGAAACCAGTGGACGCAGCACTGGTCATCGAACGGGACCACATGGACCCAGACCGTGAGCTTCACCCAGGCACTCACGGCGACCGGCGCGGGTATCCTTGCGGGGAACGCAGGCGATGCCCCTCCGGCAACGACGATCCTGGTGGATTACTTCTTCAACCGCAATGCCCCGATCACTTCGGAAGATGCCGGAACGGCCCCCGTCATCACTGCCGGACCGGCGAGTGTTGCAGTGAATGCCGGACAGACGGCGACGTTCACCGTCGCCGCTACCGGGACAACGCCCCTCTCGTATCAATGGAGCAAGAACGGCACCACGATCGCCGGTGCTACATCGTCATCGTATACCACCCCGGCGGTCGCCACGGCGGATAACGGAGCGCTCTTCCGATGCACCGTCAGCAACATGGCCGGAAGCGTCCTGAGCGCGGCCGCAACGCTGACCGTGCACGCTGCCCCGGTCGTGATCGCACACCCGGCCTCCGTATCGGTACCGGCGGGCACGACGGCAACATTCGTGGTGCAGGCGACGGGATCCCGGCCGTTCACGTATCAGTGGCTGCGTGATGGCGGGACCATATCTGGCGCCACGGACTCGCTCTACCGGATCACATCGGCCGTCGCCGCCGACAGTGGCGCAGCATTCTCCTGCATCGTACTCAACGGACTGGGAAGCGACACCAGCAATGCCGCTGTGTTGAGCGTCGGACGCATCCCGCTCATCACGGCCGGTCCCGCGCCCCTCACCGTTGCGATCGGCGCACCGGCGGCATTCAGTATAGCAGCCGAAGGATCCCTGCCCCTTTCCTACCAGTGGAAGCGGAACGGCACATCCATCGCCGGAGCGACAGGCCCCCTGTACACGCTCGCCGCGGCACAGGCATCGGATGACAGTTCGCGGTATCAAGCATTCGTCACCAATGCCTTCGGCGCTGATACAAGCGCCGGGGCGTTGCTGCGCGTGCAGGCCCCCGCTGTGCTCACGGCAGAACCCCGGGATACGACCGTGGGCGAAGGATCGGCAGCCTCATTCACGGTCACCGCTGCGGGCACGCTCCCGCTCACCTATATATGGGAGAAGAACGGAGCGGCCATCGACGGGGTAACCACCCGTACGCTCACGCTTGCTGGAGTGACACTGGGAGACGACAGCAGTGCCTACCGCTGCATCGTTACCAACACCCTCGGGACGGACACGAGCCGGAGCGCTCTCTTGCGGGTGACCCTCCGCCCACCGGTCATCGTCCGCGAACCGCTCTCGGTCGGAGTGCAGACGGGGCAAACGGCAACGTTCACGATCCGGGCGACGGGGAGTGTACCGCTCTCCTATCAGTGGCAGAAGAATGGCGCAGCCATCGCGGGCGCGAACGACACACTGTACACGACGCCGGCGATCACGCTTGCCGACAATGGTGCCGGGTTCCGCTGCATCGTGAGCAATACTGCGGGGAAGGACACCAGCACAACGGCAGTGCTGTCGGTCGGGGGTGTTCCGCCGGCGATCACCGCCGATCCGGCAAGCCAGACGGTCCCGCTCGGCCGTACGTATCTGTTCACCGCGGCAGCGACAGGGTCGGGGAGCATCAGCTTTCAATGGCAGAAGAACAACGTATCCATTGCGGGGGCAACAGGTGCAAGCTACCTCGGGCCCACGACGCTCAGCGCGGACAACGGCGCAACGTTTCGTTGCATCGTCAGTAGTCAGTACGGGCGCGACACCAGCGCTGCGGCGCTCCTGACCATCACAACGGCCCCGGCCTGGGGGATCCAATGGACGATGCTGAGTTCGTCCGCCGGGACCATGCCTCCCCCGAAGGCGAGCGGCACGGAACACACTGCATCGTTGGTCCTGGATATCAACAAGGATGGGTGGACGGATTTCGTCATAGCCGACCGCACGACAGCTCCGTCGGTCGTCTGGTATCAACGTACCTACACCGGCTGGACCGTCCGCACGATCGACAGCACGCTTCTTCCGGTCGAGGCGGGCGGAGCGTTCTTCGATATCGACAAAGACGGTGATCTGGATATCGTCTTCGGAGGCGATGCGCAGAGCAACCTGATCTGGTGGTGGGAGAACCCCTATCCTTCCTATACGGGAGCATGGACACGCCGGCTGATCAAGAACACCGGAGGGACCCAGCACCACGACATGATCTTCGCCGATGCCGATGGCGACGGCCAGACCGAATTCATCTATTGGAATCAGCTCCCGCGGCCCGGAGGCGACAAGCTGTTCCTTGCCGAGATCCCTGCCGCACCGAAGTCCACGCAACCCTGGCCGGCAACTCAGATACTGTCCGGGCGGCTCTACTCCGAGGGTCTCGACACTGCGGACGTGGACGGCGACGGCAAACTGGATCTCATTGGCGGCGGGAGCTGGTACAAGCACATGGGAGGAACCACATTCGTCACCAACATCATCGACAGCACGGTCCGGTACGGCCGTGTCGCAGTCGGACAGCTCGTGCCCGGGGGCAGACCGGAGATCGTCCTCTGCAATGGCGACACCCTCGGCCCGCTCCGGTGGTATGAATGGAACGGGACACTATGGACGGCGCATGACCTTCTCGGTTTCAATGCGGAGAACCCGCACAGCCTCGCGGTTGCGGACCTCGACCATGACGGAGCGCTGGATATCTTCTCCGCCGAGATGATGACGTTGAACAACTCCGACGCAAAGACCCGCGTCTTCTGCGGAGACGGTACGGGAATGTTCCAACTGCGCGAGCTCGCGAGCGGCGTGGACAATCATGAATCGCGGGTTGCCGACCTTGACGGTGACGGCGACCTCGATATCCTCTCCAAGCCCTATGACACCGGTGTGCCGGGAGTTCGGGCATGGATCAACAACGGGACCGGAAATCGAATCCTGCCGCTCAATCTCTGGCGGAAGCGGATCATTGACAGCAGCATACCGGCCATCGCACTCTTCGTCCTGCCGGGCGACATGGACCGCGATGGTTTTATGGATATCGTCGCCGGTGGATGGTGGTACAAGAACCCGCGCGACATCGGCCTGACGTGGCAGCGAAACGCCATTGGCTCACCGCTCAACACGATGTTTCTCCTCCATGACCTCGACGGTGACGGCGATACGGACATCCTGGGCACCCAGGGGGTCGGTGATGCCGACAACGACTCCTTTGCGTGGGGGCAGAACAATGGCAGCGGTGTGTTCACCGTCCGCACGAACATCCAGCAAGGCGACGGTATGTTCCCTCAGGGAGCAAGTGCGGCGCGGTTCCAGGCCGGAGGCCCGCTGGAGGTCGCCCTCGACTGGGACGCGGGGGTGACAGGGGTGCAGATGATCAGCGTTCCCACGCTGCCGGAGACGGAGACCTGGACATGGCGCCGGATCACCACGGCGAGCCTGGGCGAGGGGATCGACAACGGCGATATCGACCGTGATGGCGACCTGGACCTGCTCCTGGGCACGACCTGGCTCCGGAATGACGCGGGAGTGTGGACACCGTTCGTCCTGCACACGGCCGCGACCGGCGAACCCGACAGGAACTATCTGATGGACATGGACCGGGACGGCGATCTGGATGCCGTGATCGGCTATGGACACGACACGGCGGGAAAACTCGCCTGGTATGAACAACCGGTGGACCCAACCGGCACATGGGCCGAGCACATCATTGGCAACGTCGTCGGGCCGCACAGTGTGAGTGTACGCGACTTTGACCGGGACGGCGACCCGGACGTCGTGATGGGAGAACACAACAATCCCCCGCTCGGCACCGAGCGGCTCATCATGTTCCGTAATGCCGATGGCGCGGGCAAGGCGTGGGAGCAGATCCTCATCGGCACCGGCGAAGAGCACCATGACGGGGCCATCGCGGTGGACATCGATGGGGACGGCGACCTGGACGTGATCTCCGTCGGATACACGCACAACCGTGTCCTGCTGTACGAGAATCTCGCGATCGACACGATCGTCGTGGCGATTCCGCCCATCATCACCCAGCACCCCTCATCGGTGAGCGCCGCGGTCGGACAGACGGCATCCTTCTCCCTCGTGGCAACGGGAACGGCAACACTGGGGTACCAGTGGCAGCGCAACGGTACGGCGATCAGCGGAGCCACGGCCGCCACGTACACCACGCCGGCGCTTGCGAAGGCCGACAGTGGCGCGGTGTTCCGGTGCGTCGTCACCAACACCGCGGGCTCTGCCACAAGCAACCCTGCAACGCTTTCTGTCACCAGCGGCGGCATCGTTTCCGATGACTTCCGGTCGGCAGCGCTCAACACGGCACTGTGGACCGTCGTCAACCCGGCCCCGGTGTCGACATTCGCCCTGACGGGGAGTGGCACGGCAAGTGCGCGGCTCACGGTGAGCATCCCTGCGGGGTCATCCCATGATGCCTGGGATACAGGCAACTTCACACCACGCATCCTGCAGCCGACGACCAACACGGACTTTGAGGTGGAAGCGAAGTTCGAATCAACGCTCGCGGCGCTCTATCAGTTCCAGGGTATCGTCGTCCAGCAGGATGCATCGAACTATGTACGCTTTGATTTCGTTCGGGAAAGTTCCGCCACCCGCTTCTTTAGCGCATCGTTCGTAGCAAATACGCCGACGGTGCGGAGGGATGTCGTGATAACCAATACCAATCCGGTCTATCTCCGCGTGAAGCGCGCAGGCAATCAATGGACGGGATCATATTCGTCCAATGGTTCCACGTGGACCAGCGGCGTGACCTTCTCCCATACGCTGATCGCAACATCCATCGGGCCGTTCTTCGGGAATCAGGGCAACACGCCATCCACGGCACCGGCATTCACCGGGATCATCGATTATTTCTTCAACACCGCTGCACGGATCTCCCCGGAGGACGGCGTGGCGGGCAAGGAGGCTGTGCCCGCAGAACTTCGTGTTCCGGGGGCGACATATCTGGACAACAATTATCCCAATCCGTTCAATCCCGAGACCCGGATCCGGTTCGGCCTTCCGGTGGATGGGCCGGTCAGCGTGGCGGTCTACAATAGTCTCGGTGAGAGGGTCGCTGTGTTGCAGGATGGTTGGATGGAAGCCGGTCACCACGAACTTGTGTTCGACGGCGCCGGCCTTTCCAGCGGCGTGTATTTCTGCAGGATGCAGGCCGGCGGATACACAGGGACGAAAAAGCTCGCATTGGTGAGATAAGTGCGTACCGGGACTAGGACGGCCCACGCGCCGTCCTAATCCTCTTCCGCAGACTTCACGACGCAACCGAGTTGAGCAACGAGTTCCGCCGCCTGAACAGGGTCGATCGTCAGGCCTTTGTACTGGACAACCTCGAGCCGGATATCCGGGATATCCGACGCACGGAGATCGACGCCTTCCAGTTTGCTGCCCGTGAGGTCCATGCCCGAGAGATCGCACCGGTGGAATGTGGCGCCGCCAAGGTCCACCCTGTCGAATACTGCCCTGGCCATGCGGCACCGCTCGAAGTGCACACCTTTGAGCTTCCCGCCCGAGAAGATCGCACCCTCCATGCTGCATTCCTGAAAGGAGACATCCGTTCCGGTGAGAGTTGTGAACTGCGCGCCGGTCAGTTTGCATCCTTTGAAGTGCACCCGCTGCCACCGCGACCGTTGCCATGAAGAGCCCGAAAGGTCCGATCCCTCGCACTGCACATCGAACAAACGTGCATTGGCGATGCGTGTGCGGTTCATCAGGATGCGTTGTACGATGGTCCGGTCGAACGTCAGTCCAGAGACGGCACGACCTGCAAGATCGATGTCGATGCAGTGGACCTGAACGATCTCCGTTGAACCATCGATATCGCGTCCTTCGAAGATCGGGATGTCTTTCGGGATGCGCGGGAGTGCCACGGAGAGTGTCGCTTTGGTTTTCATGGAGAAGGTTGCACGGCCCGATCAGCTGCGCCCGTCAGATACGTTTCAGGGATGGATAGATGCGTTGATACTCCTGGAGCTGCGGACGATACAGCGCCCGTCGCACGGGATCGGGAGCGAGCGCACGACTGCTTCCTGTCATCGACCGCGCCGCTGCGGCAAATGTCGGATACCACCCGGCTCCCATCGCCGCGGCGATACCAGCACCAAGGGTCGAGGCTTCGCGCATCGCGGGGAGAACGATCCTCCGGCCGGTGATGTCGGCCATCATCGTGGTCCAGAGCAGATTGGCCGCGCCACCACCGATGGCGACGAGTTCGCCGACCTTCATGCCTACCGTTTGCTCGACCGCCTCCAGGGCGAACGCCTGCTCGAAGGCGATCCCTTCGAGGATCGCACGATAGAAGTGCGCTTGTGTGTGGGATGAGGACATTCCGGTGAATGCACCGCGGGCATGCACATCCCAGTAGGGATTCATCGCGCCGCAGATGTACGGAAGGAACCGGAGGCCATCGGAGCCCGGCCGGATCTGCGCGGCCTGCCGTGTGAGATCCGCATGGACACGCGGCATCGACCCACGGCCGACACCGAGCACGCTCCCCAGGAACCAATCGAGGGAGAAGGTGCCGGCCCGCAGGCTCAACTCATAGTAGTATCCCTGTTCGGCGATCGCGGTCATGGTCCTGAACGCATTGCTCACACGGTACTCTTTGCCGAACACCCCGGCAACGAACGCCGTGCCGAAATTGAGATAGGCCCGCTTCGCTGACAGTGCATTGGAGCCCAGGCCCGCACACTGGCCGTCGCCCCCGCCGGCCACCACCAGTGTACCTTCACACAATCCCGTGCTCCGGGCTGCTTCCGCACTTACCACACCGAGGACCGAACCGGGCGGAAGTGCATCCGGCAGTTGACGGGTCCCGAGTCCGAGAGGGCGAAGCACGTCAGGCGACCACGAGCGGCGTTCCATGGCGAACAACCCCAGAGGATCGGCACTTGCATGACTGGTGCGCCACAACCCTGCGAGCCGCCACGTCAGATACGCGTGCACATCCGCCACCATCGCGATACGGCGGAACAGCGCCGGTTCGTGCTTTTTCATCCATGCGAGGCGGTACACGACCGGAGCATAGTCCACCGGCTTGCCCGTGATCATATGGATCTTCCGGCGTCCGACCTTCGCAGCGAACGGCTCCACATCTTCCTTGCACCGTTCATCCAGCCACACGATCGCAGGCCGGAGCGGGATGCCATGGGCATCAAAGGGTACGAACGTCTCGCGCTGGTTCGCGATCCCGACGGCGGCGATACGTGCGGGATCGACCTGACGCGCCACGGCGCGGAGAGAGCGTCGGGCGGCAGACCACCAGTCTTCAGGGTCCTGCTCGTAGTGACCGGGCCGGGGCGAGTGAAGGGGAATGGAGGCGTGGGCGTGTGCCACGGCACGGCCATCGCTGTCGAACGCGATAGCCTTGGCACTGGTCGTGCTGCAGTCGAGCCCGATGACGAGCGGGCCGGCCGGGGTCTTTTTCCTGGAACGTGTTGCCATGGTCCGATCAGGCGACGGTGATCATCGCCTTCATCACTCCGTCCTTGTAGCCCGACACGAGTTCGAATGCCTCCTGCGTCCGATCGAGCGTGAACGCATGGGTTGCCATGGCATCCATGGCCACCGCCCCGCTCGCGAGAAGGTCGAGCGCTTTCTGCGTGCAGTGGACCTGGCGCCGGATGTTGAAGATCGTGATCTCCTTCCGGCGGAGTTCATGGATCGGGAACGCGATCTCATCCACTTCGGGGATACCAACGATGACAAGTTTGCCGCCGGGCTTCAGCAACTGCACCCCCTGCAACGAGGCCGCGGGGTCGCCGCTGCACTCGAACACGACATCCAGCATCAGCGGCACGATGCGGCCCACCTCCGCCACGACATCCACCCGTTCAGGGTTTCCTGCCCAGGCCGGGCTCAGCGCAGCGGCTTTCTTCAGCCGGTCTTCGATCTTGTCCGTGATGATCACAGAGCCGGTCTTCCGGGTCCGCAGCACATGGAACACCGACATGCCGATCGGCCCTGCACCAAGGATCCCCACGGAGGCATCGCCCCGGATGCCAGACTGCTCCACGGCGTACACCCCGATGGCCAGCGGCTCCGACAGGGTTGCCTGCGCGAACGTCATGCTGTCCGGGATCGGATAGCAGCATGCTTCCGGAAGGACGAGGTACTCACCGAGACACCCCTCGAGCTGTGTGGGGCAACCGAGGAAGAGGAGGCGCCGGCAGGTGTGTTCCCTGCCGGCTTTGCACTGATCGCATTCCCCGCATGACACCGAAGGGTCCACAGCGATACGCTGTCCGGGGCGGACCTTCGTCACCTTGCCGCCCACGCTCTCCACGATGCCGGCGGTCTCATGTCCGATCGTGAACGGGAATTCCACGACCTGCGAACCGATCCTGCCTGTTGTGAAATAATGGACATCCGATCCGCAGACTCCCACGGTACCGATCCTGATCAGCACATCCGTATCGTGCACGATCTGAGGGGTGGGAACATCCGTCACATCGAAACGGTGGATGCCGGTAAGGAGTGCTGCTTTCATAACGCCGATTCCCGGATGCGTGTGGTCATGCTCACACCTCGGTGCATGTCCCCTGTTGTATCATGGATGAAAGAGGGAAGGTCGCCCGTGTGCGCATGGAACGCATCACGCGGGGTGGCACGAGGATCGATCATATAACGTACGGAGCCGGATACTCAGAATCCACCCACCGTGCGCGGGCCCTGGGCAGGATCCCCTGTGGCCGGGGAACCCGGCTCCCGTCTGCGATGGTTGTACTAGTGAAAGGACTCTCGACCCTATGCGCCGCCCGACGAACATATTCCTTCTCGTGATGGCTTTGCTGGCGTTGCACTGCACCGATGCAGGCCACCTTCCCACGCCCGACCCTTTCTCCGTCTCCGACGCAGACCTGTATGCCATGCAGTCGGCACCGGACGGGTGGACGTACTTCGGCCTTTCCTCCGACACTCTTGCCGGAGGGAGCACCACCGCGCACGAGCCGCGCGTCCGCGTCAGGTATGACCGATGGGCATCGACCCAACTGACAGCGGCGGGACGCGTCAAGGCCGGCGCCGTCTTCCCCGATTCCTCTCTGATCGTGAAGGAGCTATATACCGGCAGCACCCTGACCACGATCGCCTACATGTTCAAGCTGGCACGTGCAGACAATGCGTCGCCTTCCGGATGGGTCTGGGCGGAGACCGATGGAACGGGGATCACGAAGATCCCCGCATCGCGCAGGGGATCCGGATGTGTCGGCTGCCACGCGCCCGGCATCGATTTCACGCGCATGAACGACGCGCATCCGTGACGCTTTCGGTCCGACATTCCGGAACACATCGATCACCAGTGGAGAGCAATGACATCCAGTACGACAGATACCCGTCAGGTAGGATTGGTCGGGACAGGGCTTGTGGGGACCTCCTTCGCCTACGCGCTCATCATCAGGCGATTGGCAAACCGGCTGGTCCTCATTGATGTGAACCATGAGAAAGCCCTCGGCGAAGTGATGGACTTCGAACACGGGCTTTCCTTCGCGCATCCCATGAGGATCGAAGCAGGTTCCTACGAGGACCTTGCGGGATGCCGCATCGTCGTGATCGCTGCGGGCACGGGACAGCGCCCCGGGGAGTCGCGACTCGACCTGCTCGGCAGGAACGCGGCGATCTTCCGCGACATCGTGCCGCGCATCGTGAAGGCGAACCCGGACGTCATCCTGCTCATCGCCACCAACCCCGTGGACATCCTCACCCACATCGCGCTTGACGTGTCCGGCCTCCCCCCTTCCCGCGTGATCGGGTCCGGTACGATCCTCGACACCTCCCGGTTCCGCTTCCTGCTCGGACAGTATTATGGTGTCGACACCCAGAGCGTGCATGCGTACATCATCGGGGAGCACGGCGACAGCGAGATCCCCGTGTGGAGTCTCGCCAACATCGGCGGCGTGCGCCTGCAGGAATTCGCTCCCCTGAAGAACCGGCAGTACGATCAGAAGGACATGGACGACATCTTCATACGCGTCCGCGATGCGGCGTACGAGATCATCAAGCGGAAAGGGGCGACGTATTATGCCATCGGGCTCGGACTTGTCTCCATCGTCGAGTCGATCCTCGGCGACTACCGGCGGGTCCTCCCGGTATCCACTCTCATGACCGGTCCGCACGGCGTACACGACATGTGCCTCAGCCTCCCATCGGTCGTGGGAGAGCAGGGCATCGAAGAAGTGCTCGCACTCAATCTCAGCCCTGACGAGGCCGAGGGCTTCAGGAGATCGGCGGGGAAACTCAAGGACACCTACCGGCTTCTCCGGTGAACGGGTGTGCATCCTGGGGGGGGGCCCCGCCCCGGCCGGGGGGCCGCCCGCGGGGGGGGCCCCCCCGGCCCGCCGGGGGGGGGGGGGGGGGGGGGGGGGGGGGGGGGGGGGGGGGGGGGGGGGGGGGGGGGGGGGGGGGGGGGGGGGGGGGGGGGGGGGGGGGGGGGGGGGGGGCGCGGGCCCCCCCCGGCCCCCCGGCCCCCCCCCGCCCGCGGCGCAGGCGCCGGGAAGGTGTAGGGGCGGCGGATGCGCCGGGAAATGTGTAGGGGCGGTGCATGCACCGCCCCTGCATAGTAACCCCGACCTGCTGCGACGATTGCCTCTCCGCCGCGGGCACCGGGTCAGATGATGCCGTCACCTGACGAGGAGAAGCTTTCTCGCCTCAACGAACGAGCCCGACTGCATCCGGCAGAGATACACCCCCGTCGCCAGCGCTGCCCCATCGAACCGCACCTCGTGCACTCCGGCGCCCTGCATGCCATCCACAAGCGTGGCAACTTCCTCTCCGAGCGTGTTGTACACCCGTACCGTGACGAACGACGACGAAGGCACGGCGTAGCGGATCATCGTCGATGGATTGAACGGGTTGGGATAGTTCTGCAGCAACGCAAATCCGGACGGCGCGATCGGAGGCCGGTCGTCTGCCGCTGAGAGATCCCCTCTTTTCACCACCAGCGCCGGATCACCCAGGAGGTTCCAGCGGGTATCGATCTCAGTCCAGCGGCTGCTGAGAGCTGCTTGCCAGGCCAGGCCGATCGGATCCGTCCGGTGGCTCACCAGGTACCCGTACATGCTCTCTGAGAACTCACTGGCGAATGTGAAATACATGAGTCCTGCCGGCGCCACGACACAGACCGCACCGCGGTCGTGAGCCCTCAGGAGTGCGACCGCCATCGAGATCGTATCGGGATGGTCGATTCTCTGTCCGCCGAGGAAGAGACACACAGGCAACCCGGTGCCGGTCTTGAGCGAATCGACATCCGCGGCGGTGAAGTATCCCGACGAGAAGCGTTGCCAGTTCTGGAGGCCGATAAATGACACGAAGGCGCATCCCTCGCCCCAGAGTTCGCGGAAGCCGGCAGCGGGACGATGCAAGGGCGAGTCCGGACGCAAATGTACCGTTACGGTATCCGGCCACCCCGGAGCCAGGGCGTTCTGATACCCTACTGCTTCCCTTTCCATAAACCCCCTGTCCGCCGAATCCGCCAATGCAATGGCGCGCCGCGCCCAGGAACCCGCTGTTGCCTGTTCATACGCGATCGTCTTGTTCACCATTGCCTGCATGTCATCGGGGGTCCATGCAGGCATCCGGCCGAGAGCCATGATCGGAGCGGGATACGGCATGGTCGCTC
Proteins encoded in this region:
- a CDS encoding T9SS type A sorting domain-containing protein, with the protein product MSWTLRCASVVLVLALTLAVGAPRAGAQWFTGNLADPANRADYVIITSADLAPAVAPLAAMRSSRNSYVVMTVLVDSITAQFHRATADSAIRDFIVTMVDQWQLPRPRFCLLAGAVGHVPSHKAPSPFYPSYNEDSVLIDQWFVTRAGATMPYPAPIMALGRMPAWTPDDMQAMVNKTIAYEQATAGSWARRAIALADSADRGFMEREAVGYQNALAPGWPDTVTVHLRPDSPLHRPAAGFRELWGEGCAFVSFIGLQNWQRFSSGYFTAADVDSLKTGTGLPVCLFLGGQRIDHPDTISMAVALLRAHDRGAVCVVAPAGLMYFTFASEFSESMYGYLVSHRTDPIGLAWQAALSSRWTEIDTRWNLLGDPALVVKRGDLSAADDRPPIAPSGFALLQNYPNPFNPSTMIRYAVPSSSFVTVRVYNTLGEEVATLVDGMQGAGVHEVRFDGAALATGVYLCRMQSGSFVEARKLLLVR
- a CDS encoding L-lactate dehydrogenase, whose product is MTSSTTDTRQVGLVGTGLVGTSFAYALIIRRLANRLVLIDVNHEKALGEVMDFEHGLSFAHPMRIEAGSYEDLAGCRIVVIAAGTGQRPGESRLDLLGRNAAIFRDIVPRIVKANPDVILLIATNPVDILTHIALDVSGLPPSRVIGSGTILDTSRFRFLLGQYYGVDTQSVHAYIIGEHGDSEIPVWSLANIGGVRLQEFAPLKNRQYDQKDMDDIFIRVRDAAYEIIKRKGATYYAIGLGLVSIVESILGDYRRVLPVSTLMTGPHGVHDMCLSLPSVVGEQGIEEVLALNLSPDEAEGFRRSAGKLKDTYRLLR